A region of Actinomycetota bacterium DNA encodes the following proteins:
- the metG gene encoding methionine--tRNA ligase: MMASPETFYVTTPIYYPNDVPHIGHAYTSVATDFVARYHRMRGEDVFFLTGTDEHGKKVPQAAQEQGLDPQEFVDRMEPRWREVWERLEISNDDYVRTTEPRHEKAVVALLEAVHGNGRDDIYLDTYEGLYCVACEAYYTEDELVDGLCPIHHRPVESLSEQNYFFRLSAYADRLLEYHAEHPEALQPESRRNEVLALIRGGLRDFSISRTSFAWGIPLPWDPAHVCYVWFDALTTYLTGVGYGTDERRFSRWWPADVHFIGKDILRFHAVYWPAMLMAAGLELPRTVFAHGFLLVGGQKMSKTNATGIHPFQLIDHFGADAYRYFFLREVSFGQDGSFSWEAMTDRYTADLANGLGNLASRVLAMLGSYFDGAVPEPGDGSAAADLPAVIADAARRYDGHMDRLELNQALGAVWSVVDRANGYLVETEPWKVAKVPEARNELAGVLYAAAETLRVLAVMIAPVMPATAARLWEQLGIPEPIGDQRLPAGTEWGGLVPGTATTKGESLFPRLPDDD, encoded by the coding sequence ATGATGGCTTCCCCGGAGACGTTCTACGTCACGACCCCGATCTACTACCCGAACGACGTACCGCACATCGGGCACGCGTACACCTCGGTCGCCACCGACTTCGTCGCGCGCTACCACCGGATGCGGGGCGAGGATGTCTTCTTCCTGACCGGCACCGACGAGCACGGCAAGAAGGTGCCTCAGGCCGCGCAGGAACAAGGACTCGACCCACAGGAGTTCGTCGACCGGATGGAGCCACGGTGGCGCGAGGTCTGGGAACGCCTGGAGATCTCGAACGACGACTACGTCCGCACGACCGAGCCCCGGCACGAGAAGGCCGTGGTCGCGCTGCTCGAGGCGGTGCACGGCAACGGTCGCGACGACATCTACCTCGACACCTACGAGGGCCTGTACTGCGTCGCGTGCGAGGCCTACTACACCGAGGACGAGCTGGTCGACGGCCTGTGCCCGATCCACCACCGCCCCGTGGAGAGCCTCTCGGAGCAGAACTATTTCTTCCGGCTGTCGGCCTATGCGGACCGCCTCCTCGAGTACCACGCCGAGCATCCGGAGGCACTGCAGCCGGAGTCGAGGCGCAACGAGGTCCTCGCGCTGATCCGCGGGGGCCTGCGGGACTTCTCGATCTCGCGGACCTCGTTCGCCTGGGGGATCCCCCTGCCCTGGGATCCCGCGCACGTCTGCTACGTGTGGTTCGACGCGCTGACCACCTACCTGACCGGGGTCGGGTACGGCACCGACGAGAGGCGGTTCTCGCGATGGTGGCCCGCCGACGTCCACTTCATCGGCAAGGACATCCTGCGGTTCCACGCGGTCTACTGGCCGGCGATGCTGATGGCCGCGGGGCTCGAGCTCCCGCGGACGGTCTTCGCCCACGGGTTCCTCTTGGTGGGCGGGCAGAAGATGTCGAAGACGAACGCCACCGGCATCCATCCCTTCCAGCTGATCGATCACTTCGGGGCGGACGCCTACCGCTACTTCTTCCTGCGCGAGGTCTCGTTCGGGCAGGACGGGTCCTTCTCGTGGGAGGCGATGACCGATCGGTACACGGCCGACCTCGCGAACGGGCTCGGCAACCTCGCGAGTCGGGTGCTCGCGATGCTCGGCTCCTACTTCGACGGGGCCGTCCCCGAGCCGGGCGACGGCAGCGCGGCCGCGGATCTGCCCGCGGTGATCGCGGACGCCGCCCGCCGTTACGACGGGCACATGGACCGGCTCGAGCTGAACCAGGCGCTCGGAGCGGTCTGGAGCGTCGTCGACCGGGCGAACGGCTACCTCGTCGAGACCGAGCCCTGGAAGGTGGCGAAGGTGCCCGAGGCTCGCAACGAGCTCGCGGGAGTCCTCTACGCCGCCGCCGAGACCCTGCGGGTCCTCGCCGTGATGATCGCCCCCGTGATGCCCGCGACGGCCGCCCGCCTGTGGGAGCAGCTCGGGATCCCCGAGCCGATCGGCGACCAGCGCCTGCCGGCGGGAACCGAGTGGGGCGGGCTCGTTCCGGGGACGGCGACGACGAAGGGGGAGTCCCTCTTCCCTCGTCTCCCCGACGACGACTAG
- the rsmI gene encoding 16S rRNA (cytidine(1402)-2'-O)-methyltransferase — MSGTLHLVGTPIGNLGDIGERALQVLAAVDVVAAEDTRRTGRLLSHFGIRARLVSFFEGNERERTVELLALLREGSDVAVVSDAGMPGMSDPGFRLVRACADDGIEVRVVPGPSAVIAALVVSGLPTDRFVFEGFPPRKAGERRRRLAELATDPRTLVCFESPHRVRTLLRDALVAFGDRRAALAREITKVHEQVLRGRISDVLSQLGYDDPKGEIVVVFEGAAATEEPDQDELLEQVRALVERGERKRAAAQHVARERGVSANDLYRALLQADQKT, encoded by the coding sequence GTGAGCGGAACCCTGCATCTGGTGGGCACCCCGATCGGCAACCTCGGTGACATCGGCGAGCGGGCCCTGCAGGTCCTCGCGGCCGTCGACGTGGTCGCCGCCGAGGACACCCGCCGTACCGGACGGCTCTTGTCGCACTTCGGGATCCGGGCGCGCCTCGTGTCGTTCTTCGAGGGGAACGAGCGCGAGCGGACCGTCGAGCTGCTCGCACTCCTCCGCGAGGGGTCCGATGTCGCGGTCGTGTCCGACGCGGGCATGCCGGGGATGTCCGACCCGGGGTTCCGATTGGTGCGGGCGTGTGCCGACGACGGGATCGAGGTGCGCGTCGTTCCGGGACCCTCCGCGGTGATCGCGGCGCTCGTGGTGTCCGGATTGCCGACCGACCGGTTCGTCTTCGAGGGGTTCCCGCCCCGGAAGGCCGGCGAACGGCGGCGTCGGCTCGCCGAGCTCGCGACCGATCCGCGGACGCTCGTGTGTTTCGAGTCGCCGCACCGGGTGCGGACGCTGCTCCGTGATGCGCTCGTCGCCTTCGGCGACCGGCGCGCCGCCCTGGCCCGGGAGATCACGAAGGTCCACGAGCAGGTGCTACGCGGCCGGATCTCCGACGTGCTCTCCCAGCTCGGGTACGACGACCCGAAGGGTGAGATCGTCGTCGTGTTCGAGGGAGCGGCCGCCACCGAGGAGCCCGACCAGGACGAGCTCCTCGAGCAGGTGCGCGCGCTCGTGGAACGGGGCGAGCGCAAGCGCGCTGCGGCACAGCACGTGGCGCGCGAACGCGGGGTTTCGGCCAACGACCTCTACCGGGCGCTGCTGCAGGCCGATCAGAAGACGTGA
- a CDS encoding phospholipid carrier-dependent glycosyltransferase produces the protein MQRLRHVLGHPVVAIAVVTILAGALRFHDLGDPGRRIFDEVYYSKAGCLAVGYDRETCAVTSEQEIAWADKYDDVGSWVHPPLGKLAIGTGQRVFGPDAFGWRSATAFAGTLTVMLIAWLAFLLWRRAAWAWVAGLLMATEHLSFVQSRIGMLDGLLTFWIVLGLFLLVVDRRWIDRRTEAAAREEESGPRPPTDDRLLPVAGGSVDLWDADRDSTGADPRRPPPPPPGTEPVLAPAFAGPVPSPLWRPWRFAAGIALACAVATKWSGAFALLAAIVLSLLWERTRRFRAWADHPVRRAIVQEGFTIVLAFAIVPILVYVASYAGYFMEFGFSPSRWFTLQREMLGFSRGLEPLDDKGQPIHGYLSAAWQWIANARPVAYFYTDESGVRREIMAIGNPVVFWTSIVAIPAMAVAWRRARDWIAGFVLVAIGVQYLPWFFISRPKFLFYIAPIAPFLVLAVVWLVRELASWRIEPQEADDAKRGIRPLLPVAVLLVVAAIATFLWFWPVLTAGELTEQAWRLRIWFDGTTWAHFNWI, from the coding sequence ATGCAGCGCCTGCGCCACGTCCTCGGCCACCCCGTCGTCGCGATCGCGGTTGTCACGATCCTGGCGGGGGCTCTCCGGTTCCACGACCTGGGGGACCCTGGCCGGCGGATCTTCGACGAGGTCTACTACTCCAAGGCCGGCTGCCTCGCCGTCGGCTACGACCGCGAGACGTGTGCCGTCACCTCCGAGCAGGAGATCGCCTGGGCCGACAAGTACGACGACGTGGGGTCGTGGGTGCATCCGCCGCTGGGCAAGCTCGCGATCGGAACCGGACAGCGGGTCTTCGGTCCGGACGCCTTCGGCTGGCGGTCCGCGACGGCGTTCGCGGGAACGCTCACCGTGATGCTGATCGCGTGGCTCGCGTTCCTGTTGTGGCGTCGGGCCGCATGGGCATGGGTGGCCGGCCTGCTGATGGCGACCGAACACCTCAGCTTCGTGCAGTCGCGGATCGGGATGCTCGACGGGCTCCTGACCTTCTGGATCGTGCTCGGGCTGTTCCTGCTCGTGGTCGACCGCCGGTGGATCGACCGGCGGACGGAGGCCGCGGCGAGGGAGGAGGAGTCCGGACCCCGACCGCCGACCGACGACCGACTCCTCCCGGTCGCCGGCGGCAGCGTCGATCTCTGGGATGCCGACCGGGACTCGACCGGCGCCGACCCCCGGCGACCTCCACCACCCCCGCCCGGAACGGAACCGGTGCTCGCTCCCGCGTTCGCCGGACCGGTCCCCTCACCGCTGTGGCGCCCCTGGCGGTTCGCGGCGGGCATCGCCCTCGCATGCGCCGTCGCGACGAAGTGGTCCGGGGCGTTCGCGCTCCTCGCGGCCATCGTGCTCTCGTTGCTGTGGGAGCGGACCCGGCGGTTCCGCGCGTGGGCCGACCATCCCGTGCGCCGCGCGATCGTGCAGGAGGGATTCACGATCGTCCTCGCGTTCGCGATCGTCCCGATCCTGGTCTACGTCGCGTCCTACGCCGGCTACTTCATGGAGTTCGGCTTCAGCCCTTCCCGCTGGTTCACGCTGCAACGGGAGATGCTCGGATTCAGCCGTGGCCTCGAACCACTCGACGACAAGGGCCAGCCGATCCACGGCTACCTGTCGGCCGCGTGGCAATGGATCGCGAACGCCCGCCCGGTCGCCTACTTCTACACCGACGAGTCGGGGGTCCGTCGCGAGATCATGGCGATCGGCAACCCCGTCGTGTTCTGGACGAGCATCGTGGCGATCCCGGCGATGGCGGTCGCGTGGCGCCGTGCGCGCGACTGGATCGCCGGGTTCGTCCTCGTCGCGATCGGCGTGCAGTACCTGCCGTGGTTCTTCATCTCGCGCCCGAAGTTCCTCTTCTACATCGCACCGATCGCTCCGTTCCTCGTCCTCGCCGTGGTGTGGCTCGTCCGCGAGCTCGCCTCGTGGCGGATCGAACCGCAGGAAGCCGACGACGCGAAGCGCGGGATCCGTCCGCTGCTGCCGGTTGCCGTGCTCCTCGTCGTCGCGGCGATCGCGACCTTCCTCTGGTTCTGGCCGGTGCTGACCGCCGGGGAACTCACCGAACAGGCATGGCGGCTGCGGATCTGGTTCGACGGAACGACGTGGGCGCACTTCAACTGGATCTGA
- a CDS encoding CocE/NonD family hydrolase yields the protein MPALEHVKIPMSDGVRLSAYLVLPDAPAHPGPWPAILEALPYRKDDITSGYKPEYERLADEGGYAVCRIDVRGTGSSEGIAVDEYPVREQDDLIEVIRWLAEQPWSTGDVGMYGTSYSGFNAIQVAMRRPPQLKAIIPIFATDDRFGDDVHYYGGAQKQLDKIDYPAYMVAMNALPPAPPVYGDGWREVWEQRVQETEPWLITWLEHQRLDDYWKHGSLLVDYDSIEAATMIVAGWADGYRNNSLRTIQQLTCPKRLLLGPWAHASIEDSDPGPNIDIVVEHLRWWDRWLKGIDNGIDGEPEIVVFARRSTRPSPTLKEYRGEWRYEPGWPLERLVETQFELEKARAPGRNDTGPDDLQVRGDVGWTAWISCAGALPWGTPDDQRADEAFSLVYDWEPLEDELEILGHPTLEVTVTSSAPIAYLDAKLCDVFPDGTSSLVTRGLLNLAHRDSREEPTPIEPGRPYRISFPLEVTSWIFERGHRIRLDLAGTDWPNAWPPPEPLSLTIDRVGSMLTLPVLDGPSPISERPTMAEPRREQHVGGRHGGSSGGTDASGGDGEGRDDAVWWRIEHDQLARETRAVAGSSGVTQATDDRPRVDEIYEGHVAVSYDDPGRARAEGHIRFEIAWPEVTATSELTHKLVSDREAYHLEMDLVVSENGEQRWTRRWRRRIPRDHA from the coding sequence ATGCCGGCACTCGAACACGTCAAGATTCCCATGTCCGACGGTGTGCGGCTATCCGCCTACCTCGTCCTTCCCGACGCCCCCGCTCATCCAGGTCCGTGGCCCGCGATCCTCGAGGCCCTTCCCTACCGCAAGGACGACATCACCTCCGGCTACAAGCCCGAGTACGAACGGCTCGCCGACGAAGGCGGCTACGCGGTCTGCCGGATCGACGTCCGCGGCACCGGCTCGAGCGAGGGCATCGCGGTCGACGAGTACCCGGTGCGGGAGCAGGACGACCTGATCGAGGTGATCCGATGGCTCGCCGAGCAGCCCTGGAGCACCGGCGACGTCGGGATGTACGGGACCTCCTACTCCGGGTTCAACGCGATCCAGGTCGCGATGCGCCGCCCCCCGCAGTTGAAGGCGATCATCCCGATCTTCGCCACAGACGATCGGTTCGGCGACGACGTCCACTACTACGGCGGCGCGCAGAAGCAGCTCGACAAGATCGACTACCCGGCCTACATGGTCGCGATGAACGCGCTGCCGCCCGCACCGCCGGTCTACGGCGATGGCTGGCGCGAGGTCTGGGAGCAGCGCGTGCAGGAGACCGAACCGTGGCTGATCACCTGGCTCGAGCACCAACGGCTCGACGACTACTGGAAGCACGGGTCGCTGCTCGTCGACTACGACTCGATCGAGGCGGCGACGATGATCGTCGCCGGGTGGGCCGATGGGTACCGGAACAACTCGCTGCGCACGATCCAACAGCTCACGTGTCCCAAGCGGCTGCTGCTGGGTCCCTGGGCCCACGCCTCGATCGAGGACTCGGACCCCGGTCCGAACATCGATATCGTCGTCGAGCATCTGCGCTGGTGGGATCGCTGGCTGAAGGGCATCGACAACGGGATCGACGGCGAGCCGGAGATCGTCGTGTTCGCGAGACGTTCCACGCGGCCGTCACCGACCTTGAAGGAGTACCGCGGCGAGTGGCGCTACGAGCCCGGGTGGCCGCTCGAGCGGCTCGTCGAGACTCAGTTCGAGCTCGAGAAGGCGCGCGCGCCCGGGCGCAACGACACGGGGCCCGACGATCTGCAGGTGCGGGGCGACGTCGGGTGGACCGCGTGGATCTCCTGCGCCGGCGCCCTCCCGTGGGGAACGCCCGACGACCAGCGCGCCGACGAAGCGTTCTCGCTCGTCTACGACTGGGAGCCGCTGGAGGACGAGCTGGAGATCCTCGGCCACCCGACACTCGAGGTCACCGTCACCTCGTCGGCTCCGATCGCCTACCTCGACGCGAAGCTGTGCGACGTGTTCCCGGACGGAACCTCCTCACTCGTGACGCGCGGTTTGCTGAACCTCGCGCACCGCGACTCGCGCGAGGAACCCACGCCCATCGAGCCCGGGCGTCCCTATCGGATCTCGTTCCCCCTCGAGGTCACCTCGTGGATCTTCGAGCGGGGCCACCGGATCCGTCTCGATCTCGCCGGCACGGACTGGCCGAACGCCTGGCCGCCGCCGGAGCCCCTCTCGCTCACGATCGACCGCGTGGGCTCGATGCTGACGCTGCCGGTCCTCGACGGACCCAGCCCGATCTCGGAACGTCCGACGATGGCCGAGCCCAGGCGCGAGCAGCACGTCGGCGGCCGTCACGGCGGCTCGTCCGGCGGCACCGACGCCAGCGGTGGCGACGGGGAGGGCCGGGACGACGCGGTCTGGTGGCGCATCGAGCACGACCAGCTCGCGCGCGAGACGCGTGCGGTGGCCGGGAGCTCCGGCGTCACGCAGGCGACCGACGATCGCCCCCGCGTCGACGAGATCTACGAGGGCCACGTCGCCGTTTCGTACGACGATCCGGGCCGTGCCCGGGCCGAAGGGCACATCCGCTTCGAGATCGCGTGGCCGGAGGTGACCGCGACGAGCGAGCTGACCCACAAGCTCGTGAGCGACCGCGAGGCCTACCACCTCGAGATGGACCTGGTGGTCAGCGAGAACGGCGAGCAGCGCTGGACCCGCCGGTGGCGGCGCCGGATCCCCCGCGACCACGCCTGA
- a CDS encoding YbaK/EbsC family protein — MSARLMEYLQGRGVTFVVIPHPDDPAQPDRDNPTASSGRPSLVVADERRDPAPRPTRPRGFAPDEVVKTEVLVTSLGHALMVVPETTDLDLDLARAALRDPDARPAATKELERSFPEYEPGALPPLGLFFLAPMYVDPAVVQRSTVVFRAGKHTLSIAMATDALFRDDPVVITPLTAASAAAASDTETG, encoded by the coding sequence ATGTCGGCGCGACTGATGGAGTACCTGCAAGGTCGCGGTGTCACGTTCGTCGTGATCCCGCACCCCGACGATCCGGCCCAGCCGGATCGGGACAACCCGACGGCGTCGTCAGGGCGCCCGAGTCTGGTTGTCGCGGACGAGCGACGCGATCCGGCGCCGCGACCGACCCGGCCGCGCGGGTTCGCTCCCGACGAGGTCGTCAAGACCGAAGTGCTGGTCACCTCCCTGGGCCACGCGCTGATGGTGGTTCCCGAAACCACCGACCTCGACCTGGATCTCGCCCGCGCCGCGCTGCGCGACCCGGACGCTCGCCCGGCGGCCACGAAGGAGCTCGAGCGCTCGTTCCCCGAGTACGAGCCGGGCGCCCTTCCTCCCCTGGGGCTGTTCTTCCTCGCGCCGATGTACGTCGATCCGGCGGTCGTGCAGCGGAGCACGGTGGTGTTCCGGGCCGGGAAGCACACGCTGTCGATCGCGATGGCGACCGACGCGTTGTTCCGCGACGATCCGGTCGTGATCACACCGCTGACCGCCGCGTCGGCCGCGGCGGCATCCGACACCGAGACCGGCTGA
- a CDS encoding type II CAAX endopeptidase family protein → MRSVLTFDEAVPPAPLPPRRLGEEVLVVLALSLLASAVFAAINLVTAPVAGVTVASVSQDVVFARQLASFVFGLAPVWLVLYLVRRDGEGVGAIGMAWNRPRFDIGLGVALAVVIGAAGIGLYLVAVELGVNRFVVPAPPLGHWWTVPVLVLNAVEAGLLEETIVAGYLITRLQQLGVRTPWAIFGSAGLRASYHLYQGWGGFLGNLAMGLLLGWVFARWRRTWPLVIAHVLIDVGAGLGWIVFRDRLPGFGG, encoded by the coding sequence GTGCGTTCGGTGCTGACCTTCGACGAGGCCGTTCCTCCCGCCCCGCTCCCGCCGCGACGGCTGGGCGAAGAGGTCCTCGTCGTGCTCGCTCTGTCGCTGCTGGCGAGCGCGGTGTTCGCGGCGATCAACCTCGTGACCGCTCCGGTGGCGGGGGTGACCGTCGCCTCGGTCAGCCAGGACGTCGTGTTCGCGCGGCAGCTGGCGAGCTTCGTGTTCGGCCTCGCTCCGGTGTGGCTCGTCCTCTACCTCGTCCGGCGCGACGGCGAGGGGGTCGGGGCGATCGGGATGGCGTGGAACCGGCCGCGGTTCGACATCGGTCTGGGGGTTGCGCTCGCCGTCGTGATCGGGGCAGCCGGGATCGGGCTCTACCTGGTTGCCGTCGAGCTCGGGGTGAACCGGTTCGTCGTTCCGGCCCCGCCGCTGGGGCACTGGTGGACGGTTCCCGTGCTCGTGCTGAATGCGGTCGAGGCGGGCCTGCTCGAGGAGACGATCGTCGCCGGGTACTTGATCACGCGGCTCCAGCAGCTCGGTGTTCGCACCCCGTGGGCGATATTCGGTTCGGCGGGGTTGCGCGCCTCGTACCACCTGTACCAGGGGTGGGGCGGATTCCTCGGGAACCTCGCGATGGGGTTGCTGCTGGGCTGGGTGTTCGCACGATGGCGCCGGACCTGGCCGTTGGTGATCGCGCACGTGCTGATCGACGTCGGTGCGGGGCTCGGCTGGATCGTGTTCCGCGACCGGTTGCCGGGTTTCGGGGGGTGA
- a CDS encoding FAD-binding oxidoreductase: MATKETADLVIVGGGTIGGWAAWFARRNGAKKVVVLERGLVGEGASSRSAGVVRQQGGTPSTVRLGIESVAFYRQQQDLFGIDSGFRELGYLILAVTKDDVAGGQRRIEMQRAAGLDVDWLDANRVRERNPTLAPTGYRGGTYVATDGCIDPSRNVLAYTAAMRQAKVDLRERTAFLGLRTRAAGKGRHRVTGVRTSAGTIATERVILTGGPSLRREVGPLVGATIPVGAARHQCAVSEPHEDLEVERLPMVFDIGAGIYWRLHEGGLLWGMSNPDETPGEAREIDWLYLRKMQRRLAKLVPVTGGLGIRKAWAATIDYTPDHMPILGPVHRTDGAVIEGTTIANACGHGMMWGPAVSRIAADLAIAGTTRVIDDVERYGMDRFDATGRSSLAADPISLPFPLEPDD; the protein is encoded by the coding sequence ATGGCGACGAAGGAGACCGCCGACCTCGTGATCGTCGGGGGCGGCACGATCGGCGGCTGGGCCGCCTGGTTCGCGCGGCGCAACGGCGCGAAGAAGGTCGTGGTCCTCGAACGCGGCCTGGTCGGCGAGGGCGCCTCGAGTCGGTCGGCGGGCGTGGTCCGCCAGCAGGGCGGCACCCCGAGCACCGTGCGTCTGGGCATCGAGAGCGTCGCCTTCTACCGGCAGCAGCAGGATCTGTTCGGTATCGACTCCGGGTTCCGCGAGCTCGGCTACCTGATCCTCGCGGTCACCAAGGACGACGTGGCCGGCGGGCAGCGGCGGATCGAGATGCAACGCGCAGCCGGGCTCGACGTGGACTGGCTCGATGCGAACCGAGTCCGCGAACGCAACCCGACGCTCGCGCCCACCGGCTATCGCGGCGGGACCTACGTCGCCACCGACGGGTGCATCGATCCCTCCCGGAACGTGCTCGCCTACACGGCCGCGATGCGACAGGCGAAGGTCGACCTCCGCGAGCGCACCGCGTTCCTCGGGCTGCGGACCCGCGCGGCCGGGAAGGGGCGCCACCGGGTCACCGGCGTGCGGACGAGCGCAGGAACGATCGCGACCGAGCGCGTGATCCTCACCGGCGGCCCGTCGCTGCGGCGCGAGGTCGGCCCCCTCGTCGGGGCGACGATCCCCGTGGGCGCGGCCCGCCACCAATGCGCGGTGAGCGAACCGCACGAGGATCTCGAGGTGGAACGGCTCCCGATGGTCTTCGACATCGGCGCCGGCATCTACTGGCGGCTGCACGAGGGCGGACTGCTGTGGGGGATGAGCAACCCCGACGAGACGCCCGGCGAGGCGCGCGAGATCGACTGGCTGTACCTGCGGAAGATGCAGCGCCGCCTGGCGAAGCTCGTCCCCGTCACCGGCGGCCTCGGGATCCGCAAGGCATGGGCGGCGACGATCGACTACACGCCCGATCACATGCCGATCCTCGGCCCGGTGCACCGCACCGACGGAGCGGTGATCGAAGGAACGACGATCGCGAACGCGTGCGGGCACGGGATGATGTGGGGACCGGCGGTGTCGCGGATCGCCGCCGACCTGGCGATCGCGGGAACGACGAGGGTGATCGACGACGTCGAGCGCTACGGCATGGACCGTTTCGACGCGACGGGACGATCGTCACTCGCCGCCGACCCCATCTCCCTGCCCTTCCCGCTCGAGCCCGACGACTGA
- a CDS encoding type II toxin-antitoxin system PemK/MazF family toxin, translating to MSTLPVRRGEVYWADLPSPAGRRPVLVLTRDATLRVLNKVTVAPLTSMIRGLDSELVVGGAEGVPKPSVVSLDNILTVPRQLLDGDALGALGAERIPELDRALRYALQIRY from the coding sequence GTGAGCACGCTCCCCGTTCGGCGCGGCGAGGTCTACTGGGCCGACCTTCCGAGCCCGGCGGGGCGCCGGCCCGTGCTCGTGCTTACGCGCGATGCGACGCTGCGGGTCCTCAACAAGGTCACCGTCGCCCCGCTGACCTCGATGATCCGCGGCCTTGACTCCGAGCTCGTGGTGGGCGGCGCCGAGGGTGTGCCGAAGCCGTCGGTGGTGAGCCTCGACAACATCCTGACGGTGCCGCGGCAGCTCCTCGACGGCGACGCCCTCGGGGCTCTCGGCGCCGAGCGGATCCCCGAGCTCGATCGCGCGTTGCGGTACGCGTTACAGATCCGGTACTGA
- a CDS encoding CopG family transcriptional regulator produces MARKQVLVQLDDELVVRLDTLAEAEGVSRSDLLRRAATALLDARDEIDADRRLVEAYRRQPHDPELTDAFMRASLEGLPPW; encoded by the coding sequence ATGGCGAGGAAGCAGGTGCTGGTGCAGCTGGACGACGAACTGGTCGTGCGGTTGGATACCTTGGCCGAGGCCGAAGGGGTCAGCCGAAGCGACCTCCTCCGCCGCGCCGCGACCGCCCTCCTGGATGCTCGCGACGAGATCGACGCCGACCGGCGACTCGTCGAGGCGTATCGACGGCAACCGCACGACCCCGAGCTGACGGACGCGTTCATGCGTGCGTCTCTCGAGGGCCTGCCGCCGTGGTGA
- a CDS encoding pirin family protein: MITIRRDGEISDVEGGWFRARWHFSFDSYYDPAWMQWGTLRVFNDDRLIPGAVWPMHPHRDIEGLTYVVEGTFKHEDNVGGDEGMLPAGSVQRMTLGSGAWHSEKNGSETEPMRFIQLWIMPDELGLQPGVEQKVFTEADRTDRLLKAISGSGGDAVRMHQDASVYVARLNAGTTVTHRFEPDQGAYLYAIEGSLRLGDEVLATGDAARIGDEDAITLTADETTELLMVEVRLRDVDLALVRP; the protein is encoded by the coding sequence ATGATCACGATCCGGCGCGACGGCGAGATCAGCGACGTGGAGGGTGGGTGGTTCCGCGCCCGCTGGCACTTCTCGTTCGACAGCTACTACGACCCCGCGTGGATGCAATGGGGAACCCTGCGTGTGTTCAACGACGATCGCCTGATCCCCGGTGCCGTCTGGCCGATGCATCCCCATCGAGACATCGAGGGGTTGACCTACGTCGTCGAAGGAACGTTCAAGCACGAGGACAACGTCGGTGGCGACGAGGGCATGCTTCCCGCGGGATCGGTGCAGCGGATGACGCTCGGCTCCGGCGCGTGGCACTCGGAGAAGAACGGCAGCGAGACCGAGCCGATGCGCTTCATCCAGCTGTGGATCATGCCCGACGAGCTCGGTCTGCAGCCCGGCGTCGAGCAGAAGGTGTTCACCGAAGCCGATCGCACCGACCGCTTGCTGAAGGCGATTTCGGGGTCCGGCGGCGACGCCGTGAGGATGCACCAGGACGCGAGCGTCTACGTCGCGCGCCTGAACGCAGGGACGACCGTGACGCACCGCTTCGAGCCCGACCAGGGCGCCTACCTGTACGCGATCGAGGGTTCGCTGCGTCTCGGCGACGAGGTCTTGGCCACGGGTGATGCCGCTCGGATCGGCGACGAGGACGCGATCACCCTGACCGCCGACGAGACGACCGAGCTGCTGATGGTCGAGGTCCGTCTGCGCGACGTCGACCTCGCCCTCGTTCGCCCCTGA
- a CDS encoding Lrp/AsnC ligand binding domain-containing protein: protein MIASYILIQTEVGKAHAVTMAVQGLQGIVGVDGVTGPYDVIARAESADLDALAKQVVLPIQEVEGVTRTLTCPVIQF from the coding sequence GTGATCGCGTCCTACATCCTGATCCAGACCGAGGTGGGCAAGGCCCATGCGGTGACGATGGCGGTCCAGGGCCTGCAGGGGATCGTCGGTGTCGACGGGGTCACCGGCCCCTACGACGTGATCGCGCGTGCGGAGTCGGCCGATCTCGACGCGCTCGCCAAGCAGGTCGTGCTCCCGATCCAGGAGGTCGAGGGCGTCACGCGCACCCTCACCTGCCCCGTGATCCAGTTCTGA